One segment of Solanum lycopersicum chromosome 1, SLM_r2.1 DNA contains the following:
- the LOC101262045 gene encoding SWR1-complex protein 4 isoform X2 has translation MDAKDILGLPKNGPLMSQEKKSRPQKESQRKPDGISREVYALTGGIAPLMPSIDINQLKKRALSESEKITWQWLPFTSSARKDNLQLYHWVRVVNGVPPTGDYSFAKYNKSVDVIEYTDEEYEKFLSNPSWTKEETDQLFDLCKRFDLRFVIIADRFPSNRTIEELKDRYYSVSRAITIARAPSPADVAGHPLVKPYNASQEVERKRALSMVLSQTKHQERRDAEVLAAAKRISESRKAAKAAEETELPDVSDAAPEGAEKAGIDVISTSPNAQLPSGIAAPPVSETASTLASLRMLRVYLRTYGLEQMVQAASSSAGLRTIKRVEQTLQDLGVNLKPKVPTKLVCAEHLELRKEILTLLNLQKQVQYKESEGSSYREGSYSETPGTPPKRAQRATDQDRTFIPDSTSFGGERAGKKDQKRKGPGRLSEVPSSPAQSKRPRKLKTSDG, from the exons ATGGATGCGAAGGACATCTTAGGATTGCCTAAAAATGGACCTTTAATGTCCCAAGAGAAGAAATCGAGGCCTcagaaagagtctcaaaggaaACCTGATGGCATTTCGCGAGAA GTTTATGCACTTACAGGTGGTATTGCACCTCTTATGCCTTCTATTGATATAAATCAGCTGAAAAAGCGAGCTCTTTCGGAGTCCGAAAAG ATTACGTGGCAATGGCTTCCATTCACAAGTTCTGCTAGAAAAGATAACTTACAGCTTTATCATTGG GTCAGAGTTGTTAATGGTGTTCCGCCTACAGGTGACTATTCGTTTGCAAAGTATAATAAG TCGGTGGATGTGATCGAGTACACAGATGAGGAGTATGAGAAGTTCTTGTCCAATCCT TCATGGACGAAGGAAGAGACGGATCAATTATTTGACCTGTGCAAGAGGTTTGATCTCCGTTTTGTTATCATAGCTGATAGGTTCCCTTCAAATCGTACAATTGAGGAATTGAAGGACCGTTATTACAGTG TGTCTCGTGCTATTACAATTGCTAGGGCTCCATCTCCTGCCGATGTTGCTGGACATCCCCTTGTTAAG CCTTACAATGCTTCACAAGAGGTTGAGCGAAAACGTGCACTGTCGATGGTGCTCTCACAAACAAAGCATCAGGAGCGTAGGGATGCAGAG GTTCTTGCTGCAGCAAAAAGAATATCCGAATCACGAAAAGCTGCTAAG GCCGCTGAAGAAACAGAACTTCCCGATGTGTCAGATGCTGCTCCTGAAGGTGCTGAAAAGGCTGGTATTGATGTAATATCAACCTCTCCAAATGCTCAATTACCCTCTGGCATTGCTGCACCTCCAGTGTCAGAGACTGCTTCCACTTTGGCTTCTCTTCGCATG CTGCGCGTGTATTTGAGAACATATGGACTGGAGCAAATGGTCCAAGCTGCGAGCTCTTCAGCTGGACTCCGGACAATCAAACGGGTTGAACAAACTTTACAAGACCTTGGG GTTAATTTGAAGCCAAAGGTCCCAACAAAACTTGTCTGTGCGGAGCATCTTGAACTGAGGAAAGAGATACTAACCCTGTTAAATCTTCAAAAGCAG GTACAATACAAGGAGTCAGAAGGCTCATCTTATCGGGAAGGTTCATATTCTGAAACACCTGGTACACCTCCTAAG CGTGCGCAACGTGCTACGGACCAAGATAGAACATTCATTCCCGATTCTACAAGTTTTGGAG GGGAAAGAGCTGGTAAAAAGGACCAGAAACGCAAG GGGCCTGGACGATTATCAGAAGTACCATCTTCACCAGCACAGTCAAAACGGCCTCGCAAGTTAAAAACTTCAGATGGATGA
- the LOC101262045 gene encoding SWR1-complex protein 4 isoform X1 has protein sequence MDAKDILGLPKNGPLMSQEKKSRPQKESQRKPDGISREVYALTGGIAPLMPSIDINQLKKRALSESEKITWQWLPFTSSARKDNLQLYHWVRVVNGVPPTGDYSFAKYNKSVDVIEYTDEEYEKFLSNPSWTKEETDQLFDLCKRFDLRFVIIADRFPSNRTIEELKDRYYSVSRAITIARAPSPADVAGHPLVKQPYNASQEVERKRALSMVLSQTKHQERRDAEVLAAAKRISESRKAAKAAEETELPDVSDAAPEGAEKAGIDVISTSPNAQLPSGIAAPPVSETASTLASLRMLRVYLRTYGLEQMVQAASSSAGLRTIKRVEQTLQDLGVNLKPKVPTKLVCAEHLELRKEILTLLNLQKQVQYKESEGSSYREGSYSETPGTPPKRAQRATDQDRTFIPDSTSFGGERAGKKDQKRKGPGRLSEVPSSPAQSKRPRKLKTSDG, from the exons ATGGATGCGAAGGACATCTTAGGATTGCCTAAAAATGGACCTTTAATGTCCCAAGAGAAGAAATCGAGGCCTcagaaagagtctcaaaggaaACCTGATGGCATTTCGCGAGAA GTTTATGCACTTACAGGTGGTATTGCACCTCTTATGCCTTCTATTGATATAAATCAGCTGAAAAAGCGAGCTCTTTCGGAGTCCGAAAAG ATTACGTGGCAATGGCTTCCATTCACAAGTTCTGCTAGAAAAGATAACTTACAGCTTTATCATTGG GTCAGAGTTGTTAATGGTGTTCCGCCTACAGGTGACTATTCGTTTGCAAAGTATAATAAG TCGGTGGATGTGATCGAGTACACAGATGAGGAGTATGAGAAGTTCTTGTCCAATCCT TCATGGACGAAGGAAGAGACGGATCAATTATTTGACCTGTGCAAGAGGTTTGATCTCCGTTTTGTTATCATAGCTGATAGGTTCCCTTCAAATCGTACAATTGAGGAATTGAAGGACCGTTATTACAGTG TGTCTCGTGCTATTACAATTGCTAGGGCTCCATCTCCTGCCGATGTTGCTGGACATCCCCTTGTTAAG CAGCCTTACAATGCTTCACAAGAGGTTGAGCGAAAACGTGCACTGTCGATGGTGCTCTCACAAACAAAGCATCAGGAGCGTAGGGATGCAGAG GTTCTTGCTGCAGCAAAAAGAATATCCGAATCACGAAAAGCTGCTAAG GCCGCTGAAGAAACAGAACTTCCCGATGTGTCAGATGCTGCTCCTGAAGGTGCTGAAAAGGCTGGTATTGATGTAATATCAACCTCTCCAAATGCTCAATTACCCTCTGGCATTGCTGCACCTCCAGTGTCAGAGACTGCTTCCACTTTGGCTTCTCTTCGCATG CTGCGCGTGTATTTGAGAACATATGGACTGGAGCAAATGGTCCAAGCTGCGAGCTCTTCAGCTGGACTCCGGACAATCAAACGGGTTGAACAAACTTTACAAGACCTTGGG GTTAATTTGAAGCCAAAGGTCCCAACAAAACTTGTCTGTGCGGAGCATCTTGAACTGAGGAAAGAGATACTAACCCTGTTAAATCTTCAAAAGCAG GTACAATACAAGGAGTCAGAAGGCTCATCTTATCGGGAAGGTTCATATTCTGAAACACCTGGTACACCTCCTAAG CGTGCGCAACGTGCTACGGACCAAGATAGAACATTCATTCCCGATTCTACAAGTTTTGGAG GGGAAAGAGCTGGTAAAAAGGACCAGAAACGCAAG GGGCCTGGACGATTATCAGAAGTACCATCTTCACCAGCACAGTCAAAACGGCCTCGCAAGTTAAAAACTTCAGATGGATGA